From Ovis aries strain OAR_USU_Benz2616 breed Rambouillet chromosome 21, ARS-UI_Ramb_v3.0, whole genome shotgun sequence, a single genomic window includes:
- the TMEM109 gene encoding transmembrane protein 109 isoform X2: MAGSGSSSPWGKHLFRVILMVLVALLLLHSASSQSHRDFVTPGQQKREAPVDLLSQIGGSVRGTLDAWIGAETMHLVSETLAQIMWAISSAISVAFFALSGIAAQLLNALGLEGDHITQGLKLSPGQVQTFLLWGAGALVAYWLLSVLLGLVLALLGRILWGLKLALFLAAFVALVRSVPDPSTRALLLLALLTLYALLSRLTGTRASGAQLEAKVRGLERQVEELRWRQRRAVKGPRNVEEE, translated from the exons ATGGCAGGCTCAGGCAGCAGCTCGCCATGGGGCAAGCATCTGTTCAGAGTTATCCTGATGGTGCTCGTGGCCCTCCTGCTCCTGCACTCAGCGTCTTCCCAGTCACATCGAGACTTCGTGACGCCAGGGCAGCAGAAGAGGGAGGCCCCGGTTGATCTCTTGAGCCAGATCGGTGGCTCTGTGCGGGGAACCTTGGACGCCTGGATTGGGGCAGAAACCATGCACCTGGTTTCCGAG ACCTTGGCGCAGATAATGTGGGCCATCTCATCAGCCATTTCCGTGGCCTTCTTCGCGCTGTCTGGGATCGCTGCTCAGTTGCTGAACGCCTTGGGGCTAGAAG GAGATCACATCACCCAGGGCCTGAAGCTCAGCCCCGGCCAAGTCCAGACCTTCCTGCTGTGGGGAGCAGGCGCCCTGGTTGCCTATTGGCTGCTGTCAGTGCTCCTCGGCTTGGTCTTGGCCTTGCTGGGGCGGATCCTGTGGGGCCTGAAGCTTGCCCTCTTCCTGGCCGCCTTTGTGGCCCTGGTGAGATCCGTGCCCGACCCCTCCACCCGGGCGCTGCTCCTCCTGGCCCTGCTGACTCTCTATGCCCTGCTGAGCCGGCTCACTGGCACCCGCGCCTCGGGAGCCCAGCTGGAGGCCAAGGTGCGGGGGCTGGAACGCCAGGTGGAGGAGCTGCGCTGGCGGCAGAGGCGAGCAGTCAAGGGGCCCCGGAACGTGGAGGAGGAGTGA
- the TMEM109 gene encoding transmembrane protein 109 isoform X1 yields the protein MAAAATALTDPAMAGSGSSSPWGKHLFRVILMVLVALLLLHSASSQSHRDFVTPGQQKREAPVDLLSQIGGSVRGTLDAWIGAETMHLVSETLAQIMWAISSAISVAFFALSGIAAQLLNALGLEGDHITQGLKLSPGQVQTFLLWGAGALVAYWLLSVLLGLVLALLGRILWGLKLALFLAAFVALVRSVPDPSTRALLLLALLTLYALLSRLTGTRASGAQLEAKVRGLERQVEELRWRQRRAVKGPRNVEEE from the exons CCCTGACAGATCCAGCCATGGCAGGCTCAGGCAGCAGCTCGCCATGGGGCAAGCATCTGTTCAGAGTTATCCTGATGGTGCTCGTGGCCCTCCTGCTCCTGCACTCAGCGTCTTCCCAGTCACATCGAGACTTCGTGACGCCAGGGCAGCAGAAGAGGGAGGCCCCGGTTGATCTCTTGAGCCAGATCGGTGGCTCTGTGCGGGGAACCTTGGACGCCTGGATTGGGGCAGAAACCATGCACCTGGTTTCCGAG ACCTTGGCGCAGATAATGTGGGCCATCTCATCAGCCATTTCCGTGGCCTTCTTCGCGCTGTCTGGGATCGCTGCTCAGTTGCTGAACGCCTTGGGGCTAGAAG GAGATCACATCACCCAGGGCCTGAAGCTCAGCCCCGGCCAAGTCCAGACCTTCCTGCTGTGGGGAGCAGGCGCCCTGGTTGCCTATTGGCTGCTGTCAGTGCTCCTCGGCTTGGTCTTGGCCTTGCTGGGGCGGATCCTGTGGGGCCTGAAGCTTGCCCTCTTCCTGGCCGCCTTTGTGGCCCTGGTGAGATCCGTGCCCGACCCCTCCACCCGGGCGCTGCTCCTCCTGGCCCTGCTGACTCTCTATGCCCTGCTGAGCCGGCTCACTGGCACCCGCGCCTCGGGAGCCCAGCTGGAGGCCAAGGTGCGGGGGCTGGAACGCCAGGTGGAGGAGCTGCGCTGGCGGCAGAGGCGAGCAGTCAAGGGGCCCCGGAACGTGGAGGAGGAGTGA